AGGTGCGCGCCGGTATCGTCGGCAGCATATTCGCGGGAGCGGGAGACGGCCAATTGGATCAGCATGGCAGCAATCGGCGCCAGGACCATCATGAAGATTGCTCCCAGCGCGCCACCGCCGCGGTCGCGATCATCACGGCCGCCGTATCCGCCGAACATGGCGGCATAGCCGAACATGCGGGCGATCACGGTGATGGCGCCGGCGAGGGTGGCGGCGATGGAACTGATGAGGATGTCGCGATTGCGGACGTGGCCCAATTCGTGGGCGAGCACGCCTTCCATCTCGTCGTCATTCAGCAGGTCCAGGATGCCTTGGGTGACGGCGACGGAGGCGTGGCTCGGATTACGCCCGGTGGCGAAGGCGTTGGGCGACTCACTGGGGATCACGTACATTTTAGGCATCGGGATGCCAATGCGCTGGGTCAAGCGCTCGACGATCTGGTAGGCGCGGGGAAGTTCCTCGCGCGTGACCGGTCGCGCGCGGTACATGGCCAGGGCAATCTTGTCGGAGAAAAAGTAAGAAACGAAGTTCATCACTCCGGCAAAGACCAGGGCGAGGATCATTCCGTTCTGCCCGCCGTAATGGGAGCCAATGAACAGGAGGACACCGGTCAGGAGCCCCAGCAGCAGGGTGGTTTTCAGTGCGTTTGTCATATGAGCTTTCCTACTAACTTGATGCTACGCCTGGAGGAAAGATTCCCCCATTAGATATACGCACAATGGCGCGCTCAAGTTTCATGCGCAGAATGGGAATGTTGGCTGCTGGACAAGTAAGTGGCTGTTGGGCTTTGAGTTGTAGTACAGAGAGTTGCTGAAGCTGCGTCGTGAAGCGGCGGGAACTTATTCAGATTCCCAGTTTCTTGACTTCCTCGTTGTAGTACTTGCGGTAGAGGATGTCCCACTCCTGAGAGCCTTCGAGGATGGTGCGCTTCTGACTTTCGATTTTCTGGCGGGCGGCGGCGTCAATTTTAGCTTCGTGGTTGAGCAGTTCTTCCAGAATGTGACGGACTTCGAGGCGGATGGTGTTGCGGTCCTCGACGAAGTCAACCTCGTCCATGGCGGCCAGGGCGTCAGTGACGCTATGGGCCAGCTTGTTGAGCTTGTCGCGGCTGAGTCTCACAGCACCGCCTTATATTTGCGCACGAGCTCGCCTTTAACCTTCTTGAACATTTCCTGGTAGTTGGCGCCGGTCTTGCGCATTTCGTCAGCGTAAGTATCGAGGATGATGCGGACCTCATCATTGATGCGGTCCTCCAGGCCAAGCTCCTCGAGCATGGCGGCATGGACCTTATCGGTGACGGCGGGGAGCTTATCGGTTTCGACAAACTGCCCGGCAATGAGCTTCTTTGTGAGTTCGCGAGCCAGATAGCTCACATATTCTTTCGAAAGCACCATGTGTGGAAGACGCGGTAAGCGTAAGTTTTGAGTTTAGCATATCGGCCGCCGGCTCCCGGCCTTCGGCCCTCGGCCTGTCCCGTTCGCAGCCAGCGCTAGCTCCTTTGCTATCAATCGGTCTAAAATGTTTCATTGGCTATTTCCCCATGAAGCACGCCATGGCCGACGACCTAAGCAGCCTGAAAGACG
This Terriglobales bacterium DNA region includes the following protein-coding sequences:
- a CDS encoding zinc metalloprotease HtpX; this translates as MTNALKTTLLLGLLTGVLLFIGSHYGGQNGMILALVFAGVMNFVSYFFSDKIALAMYRARPVTREELPRAYQIVERLTQRIGIPMPKMYVIPSESPNAFATGRNPSHASVAVTQGILDLLNDDEMEGVLAHELGHVRNRDILISSIAATLAGAITVIARMFGYAAMFGGYGGRDDRDRGGGALGAIFMMVLAPIAAMLIQLAVSRSREYAADDTGAHLTGNPYALASALRKLDTYSRRVPLPASPSTAHLFIVQPFLGVSGLNLANLFSTHPPIAKRIERLTGRPAEFDV
- a CDS encoding DUF507 family protein, with product MRLSRDKLNKLAHSVTDALAAMDEVDFVEDRNTIRLEVRHILEELLNHEAKIDAAARQKIESQKRTILEGSQEWDILYRKYYNEEVKKLGI
- a CDS encoding DUF507 family protein, which codes for MVLSKEYVSYLARELTKKLIAGQFVETDKLPAVTDKVHAAMLEELGLEDRINDEVRIILDTYADEMRKTGANYQEMFKKVKGELVRKYKAVL